From Calothrix sp. PCC 6303, a single genomic window includes:
- a CDS encoding phycocyanin yields MKSVVTTVIASADAAGRFPSSSDLESVQGSIQRASARLEAAEKLGSNLDAVAKEAYDACIKKYSYLNNAGEANSTPTFQAKCQRDIKHYLRLIQYSLVVGGTGPLDEWGIAGQREVYRSLSLPTAPYVEALSFARTRGCAPRDMSAQALVEYNALLDYAINSLS; encoded by the coding sequence ATGAAATCAGTTGTTACTACCGTTATTGCTTCTGCTGATGCAGCAGGACGTTTCCCTAGCTCCTCTGACTTAGAATCAGTTCAAGGTTCTATCCAACGTGCTTCTGCTCGTTTAGAAGCTGCTGAAAAACTAGGCAGCAACCTTGATGCAGTTGCTAAAGAAGCTTACGACGCTTGTATCAAGAAGTATTCCTATTTGAATAATGCTGGTGAAGCTAATTCTACTCCTACTTTCCAAGCTAAGTGCCAACGCGACATCAAGCACTACCTACGCTTAATCCAATACAGCTTGGTTGTTGGTGGTACAGGTCCCCTCGACGAGTGGGGTATTGCTGGTCAACGTGAAGTTTACCGTTCTTTGAGCTTGCCTACCGCTCCTTACGTTGAAGCTCTAAGCTTTGCTCGTACCCGTGGTTGTGCTCCTCGTGATATGTCAGCTCAAGCTTTAGTTGAGTACAATGCTCTTCTTGACTACGCTATTAACTCCTTATCCTAG
- the cpeB gene encoding C-phycoerythrin subunit beta — MLDAFSRAVVAADASTSTVSDIGALKAFIASGNRRLDAVNAIASNASCMVSDAIAGMICENQGLIQAGGNCYPNRRMAACLRDGEIVLRYITYAILAGDASVLDDRCLNGLKETYAALGVPTTSTVRAVQIMKAQAVAHIQDNPSESFAGAKLRKMGAPVVDDRCSSLVAEASSYFDRVISALS, encoded by the coding sequence ATGCTTGACGCTTTTTCAAGAGCTGTAGTTGCTGCTGATGCCAGCACTTCGACCGTTTCTGATATTGGTGCTCTCAAAGCTTTTATTGCCAGTGGTAATCGTCGTCTTGATGCAGTTAACGCGATCGCTTCCAACGCCAGCTGCATGGTTTCTGATGCTATCGCTGGGATGATTTGCGAAAACCAAGGCTTAATCCAAGCTGGTGGTAACTGCTACCCTAACCGTCGTATGGCTGCTTGCTTACGCGATGGCGAAATCGTTCTTCGCTATATTACCTACGCTATTTTGGCTGGTGATGCTTCTGTTCTTGATGACCGTTGCTTAAATGGTCTTAAAGAAACCTACGCTGCTTTAGGCGTACCCACCACCTCTACAGTTCGTGCTGTTCAAATCATGAAAGCTCAAGCTGTAGCTCACATCCAAGACAACCCTAGCGAATCTTTTGCAGGTGCTAAGTTACGCAAAATGGGTGCTCCCGTTGTAGATGACCGTTGCTCTTCACTCGTTGCTGAAGCATCTAGCTACTTTGATCGTGTTATTAGCGCTCTCAGCTAA
- a CDS encoding phycobilisome rod-core linker polypeptide → MPIPLLDYSPSSQNQRVAAYEIPGDEQPRIFTTDNLLTGSDFDVLIAAAYRQIFNEQQMTVFSRQTALESQLKAGQITVRDFIRGLATSDIFRSRNYDTNNNYRFAQMCVQRILGREVYNEREKLAWSTVLATKGLKGFVDDLLGSDEYLSNFGYSTVPFQRRRILPQRSEGELPFARMARYDAHWRDNQPGINNIYRFHNPVEPFNLRNFIRGADWKAASGVVLLFTGVIVLTLLISYVSNITN, encoded by the coding sequence ATGCCTATCCCCTTATTAGATTACTCACCCTCATCACAAAATCAACGTGTTGCTGCTTATGAAATTCCTGGTGATGAACAGCCAAGGATTTTTACAACCGATAATTTGCTGACAGGTTCGGATTTTGATGTGTTAATTGCTGCGGCATATCGACAGATTTTTAATGAACAGCAAATGACTGTTTTTTCACGTCAAACGGCTCTGGAATCACAACTTAAAGCTGGTCAAATTACGGTGCGTGATTTTATTCGAGGATTAGCTACTTCAGATATTTTTCGCTCACGTAACTATGACACGAATAATAATTATCGTTTTGCTCAGATGTGTGTGCAAAGGATTTTAGGACGAGAAGTATATAATGAACGTGAAAAATTGGCGTGGTCAACAGTTTTAGCAACTAAGGGGTTAAAGGGCTTTGTTGATGATTTGTTGGGGAGCGACGAATATTTGAGTAATTTTGGCTACAGTACGGTTCCTTTCCAAAGAAGACGAATTTTGCCACAACGCTCTGAAGGAGAATTACCGTTTGCTCGGATGGCGAGATATGATGCTCATTGGCGCGATAATCAGCCTGGTATCAATAATATTTATCGTTTCCATAATCCAGTTGAGCCATTCAACTTACGGAATTTTATCCGTGGTGCTGATTGGAAAGCTGCATCGGGAGTGGTTCTACTTTTTACTGGGGTGATAGTATTGACTTTGCTCATAAGCTATGTATCAAATATAACAAATTAA
- a CDS encoding phycobilisome rod-core linker polypeptide has protein sequence MALPLIQYAPKSQNQRVASYEVAGDDQPRVFSTDNLLSSSDMGNLIEAAYRQIFFHAFKADREPYLESQLRNGQITVRDFIRGLVLSNTFKKSFYDLNNNYRFVEQCVQRVLGRDVYSEREKIAWSIVVATKGIRGFIDQLLDSQEYLDNFGYSIVPFQRRRNLPGRSEGELPFNIKSPRYEEYTRRKLGFPQIIWQTEVRRYIPQEKKAKAGDPANFLAMAQSLNATGNQPQQLSLDVDFVRDVPYRQLAGIR, from the coding sequence ATGGCACTTCCATTAATACAATACGCGCCAAAAAGCCAAAACCAACGTGTGGCGAGCTACGAAGTAGCGGGTGATGATCAGCCTAGGGTTTTCTCAACAGATAACCTGCTATCCAGCTCTGACATGGGTAATCTAATCGAAGCGGCTTACCGTCAGATTTTTTTCCATGCCTTTAAAGCTGATCGTGAACCATACCTTGAATCACAACTTCGCAACGGTCAAATTACCGTACGTGACTTCATTCGTGGTTTGGTTCTTTCAAATACCTTTAAGAAAAGTTTCTACGATCTCAACAACAACTATCGTTTTGTTGAACAATGCGTACAGCGCGTGCTAGGACGTGATGTTTACAGTGAACGTGAGAAAATTGCTTGGTCAATCGTAGTTGCAACCAAAGGTATTCGCGGTTTTATCGACCAATTGCTAGACAGTCAAGAGTATCTCGACAACTTTGGTTACTCAATTGTTCCTTTCCAACGTCGTCGTAATCTTCCTGGAAGATCTGAAGGTGAATTACCATTCAACATCAAATCTCCACGTTACGAAGAATATACCCGTCGGAAATTGGGTTTCCCCCAAATTATCTGGCAAACAGAAGTGCGTCGTTATATTCCCCAAGAGAAGAAAGCAAAAGCGGGGGATCCAGCAAACTTCTTGGCAATGGCTCAAAGTCTCAACGCTACTGGCAATCAACCACAGCAACTTTCACTGGATGTTGATTTCGTCAGAGATGTACCTTACCGTCAATTGGCAGGTATTAGGTAA
- a CDS encoding valine--tRNA ligase, with product MNPTIPNLPSVYEPSATEAKWQQFWEENDIYKADPSKEGESYCIVIPPPNVTGSLHMGHAFDNSLIDTLVRYQRMKGKNALYLPGTDHASIAVQTILEKQLKAEGQTRYDLGREKFLERAWQWKAESGGTIVNQLRRLGVSVDWTRERFTLDAGLSKAVLEAFVQLYEEGLIYRGEYLVNWCPASQSAVSDLEVEQKDTKGNLWHFRYPLSDGTGFVEVATTRPETMLGDTAVAVNPDDERYKSLIGKTLTLPIMQREIPIIADELVDPKFGTGCVKVTPAHDPNDFAMGKRHNLPFINIMNKDGKLNANAGEFQGQDRYVARKNVVARLETDGFLVKIEDYQHTVPYSDRGKVPIEPLLSTQWFVKIRPMADKTLQLLDGQASPHFVPQRWTKVYRDWLVKLEDWCISRQLWWGHQIPAWYAVSETEGQITDTTPFVVAKSEAEALEKAKTQFGEAVKLERDPDVLDTWFSAGLWPFSTLGWSDKTRDLAKYYPTSTLVTGFDIIFFWVARMTMMGVHFTGKMPFKDVYIHGLVLDEKGKKMSKSAGNGIDPLLLIDKYGTDAVRYTVIKEVAGAGQDIRLDYNRKENKSLSVEASRNFANKLWNAARFVMMNLDGQTPAELGIPQPQESSDKWILSRYNQVVKQTNNLTSNYALGEAAKGLYEFIWGDFCDWYIELAKSRLQSDANPVSRKAAQQILGYVLEGILKLLHPYMPHITEEIWHTLTQQPTDSKQSLSLQRYPEVDESQIDSNLEAEFDLLFGTIRVIRNLRAEADVKPGVKVAINLQTESSKEKQILTTGEVYIKDLAKVEQLTFGNQEQVKNTVSQTTQLSSQSRKINWRFVFKVLGALYLLRILIAAGDALDDIPLAGKFFEIIGFGYSSWFSAKSLLNTETRKRFWKQIFGAADSFQSNLTIAENNVQQVVENTTPPKEEAIAGVVGTVQVILPLTGVVDIQAFCAKIQKKIEKLELEAKSLSGRLSNAGFVSNASEEVVQGVRDNLTEVETQVEILRDRLQRIQDHG from the coding sequence ATGAACCCAACAATTCCGAATCTCCCTAGTGTTTACGAACCCAGTGCCACAGAAGCAAAGTGGCAGCAGTTTTGGGAAGAAAATGATATTTACAAAGCTGACCCCAGCAAAGAGGGGGAATCTTACTGTATTGTGATTCCACCCCCAAATGTAACTGGTAGTTTACATATGGGTCATGCTTTTGATAATTCTCTAATTGATACACTGGTGCGCTACCAACGAATGAAGGGAAAAAATGCGCTGTATCTACCAGGAACAGATCATGCCAGTATTGCGGTGCAAACTATTTTAGAGAAGCAACTCAAAGCAGAGGGGCAAACTCGTTATGATTTGGGACGGGAAAAGTTTTTAGAACGTGCTTGGCAATGGAAGGCAGAATCTGGGGGGACAATCGTCAACCAGTTGCGACGCTTGGGGGTGTCGGTAGATTGGACACGGGAAAGGTTTACTTTGGATGCTGGGTTATCAAAGGCTGTTTTAGAAGCTTTTGTTCAGTTGTATGAGGAAGGGTTGATTTATCGCGGTGAGTATTTGGTGAATTGGTGTCCCGCTTCCCAGTCTGCGGTGTCGGATTTGGAGGTGGAACAAAAGGATACCAAGGGTAATCTTTGGCACTTCCGGTATCCGCTGAGTGATGGAACTGGTTTTGTGGAAGTAGCTACAACACGTCCAGAGACAATGTTGGGGGATACGGCGGTAGCGGTAAACCCGGATGATGAGCGGTATAAAAGTTTGATTGGTAAGACTTTGACTTTGCCAATTATGCAGCGGGAAATCCCCATTATTGCTGATGAGTTGGTTGATCCGAAGTTTGGAACTGGTTGTGTGAAGGTGACACCAGCACATGACCCCAATGACTTTGCCATGGGTAAACGCCACAATTTACCCTTTATCAATATTATGAATAAAGATGGCAAGTTAAACGCCAATGCCGGAGAGTTCCAAGGACAAGATCGTTATGTTGCCAGAAAGAATGTGGTAGCACGGTTAGAAACAGATGGATTTTTAGTCAAAATCGAGGATTATCAGCACACCGTACCATATAGCGATCGCGGTAAGGTACCAATAGAACCTTTGCTGTCAACTCAGTGGTTTGTCAAAATTCGCCCCATGGCTGATAAAACCCTGCAATTACTTGATGGGCAAGCTTCTCCCCATTTTGTTCCCCAACGCTGGACGAAGGTTTACCGCGATTGGTTGGTGAAGTTGGAAGATTGGTGTATTTCTCGACAACTTTGGTGGGGACACCAAATTCCCGCTTGGTATGCGGTAAGTGAGACGGAAGGACAAATTACCGACACCACCCCTTTTGTTGTTGCCAAAAGTGAAGCGGAAGCGCTGGAAAAGGCAAAAACTCAGTTTGGGGAAGCAGTAAAATTAGAACGAGATCCTGATGTTTTGGATACCTGGTTTTCTGCGGGGTTATGGCCCTTTTCCACTTTGGGATGGTCGGATAAAACCCGTGATTTAGCTAAGTATTATCCCACTAGTACCTTAGTTACTGGTTTTGATATCATCTTTTTCTGGGTAGCTAGAATGACAATGATGGGTGTACATTTCACGGGAAAAATGCCCTTTAAAGATGTCTATATCCACGGTTTGGTGCTGGATGAAAAAGGCAAAAAAATGTCGAAGTCGGCAGGAAATGGAATTGATCCGTTACTGTTGATTGATAAATATGGTACCGACGCAGTACGCTACACCGTAATTAAAGAAGTTGCAGGTGCAGGACAAGATATTCGTCTCGATTACAACCGCAAGGAAAATAAATCCCTGTCGGTGGAAGCTTCGCGGAATTTTGCCAATAAACTGTGGAATGCTGCCAGATTCGTCATGATGAATCTTGATGGACAAACCCCCGCAGAATTAGGAATACCCCAACCCCAGGAATCTAGCGATAAGTGGATTTTGTCACGGTATAACCAAGTAGTTAAACAAACCAATAATCTCACCAGTAATTACGCTTTGGGTGAGGCAGCAAAAGGCTTATATGAATTTATTTGGGGTGATTTTTGCGACTGGTATATTGAGTTAGCCAAATCTAGATTACAAAGTGATGCAAATCCGGTTTCCCGCAAAGCTGCACAGCAAATTTTAGGGTATGTATTGGAAGGGATTTTAAAATTGTTGCATCCCTACATGCCACATATTACCGAAGAAATTTGGCACACCCTGACACAACAACCGACAGATTCTAAGCAGAGTTTATCTTTGCAGCGGTACCCAGAGGTTGATGAAAGCCAAATTGATAGTAATTTAGAGGCAGAATTTGATTTACTATTTGGGACAATTCGGGTAATTCGGAATTTGCGTGCAGAAGCAGATGTGAAACCTGGTGTTAAGGTTGCCATCAATCTGCAAACAGAAAGCAGTAAAGAAAAACAAATCCTCACAACAGGTGAGGTTTACATCAAAGATTTAGCCAAAGTTGAACAATTAACCTTTGGGAATCAGGAACAAGTAAAAAACACAGTCAGTCAGACAACACAACTAAGTTCCCAGTCGCGGAAAATTAATTGGCGATTTGTCTTCAAGGTGTTGGGTGCTTTATACTTGTTGCGAATCCTCATAGCTGCTGGTGATGCTTTGGATGATATCCCCCTAGCTGGGAAATTTTTTGAAATTATCGGTTTTGGCTATTCCAGTTGGTTTTCAGCCAAAAGTCTATTGAACACCGAAACCCGAAAGCGGTTTTGGAAACAGATATTTGGTGCTGCTGACAGCTTCCAGTCTAACTTGACAATCGCTGAAAACAATGTGCAGCAAGTTGTTGAGAATACAACCCCACCAAAAGAAGAAGCAATTGCTGGAGTTGTGGGGACTGTGCAGGTTATCTTACCGTTAACAGGTGTCGTTGACATTCAAGCTTTTTGCGCTAAGATTCAGAAAAAAATCGAAAAGCTGGAGTTAGAAGCTAAGTCTCTTTCGGGAAGACTAAGTAACGCTGGTTTTGTCAGCAATGCTTCAGAGGAAGTAGTACAGGGTGTGCGAGATAACCTCACAGAAGTAGAAACCCAAGTTGAGATTTTACGCGATCGCTTGCAGCGTATTCAAGACCATGGCTAA
- a CDS encoding methylenetetrahydrofolate reductase, which produces MLNTRNFTALSSFRTAAKAGEFLVTAEVAPPKGGNTEHMLAMTATLKGRVHAINITDGSRAVLRMSSLVASLILQENGIEPICQMACRDRNRIGLQADLMGAHAVGIRNILALTGDPVKAGDHPTCKGVFDLESVRLLQVIQKLNIGLDANDKPLTDGSLDLFPGAAIDPQCPSFSGLQSRFEKKLAAGAQFFQSQLITDFEKLEKFMDAIACGTNKPILAGIFLLKSAKNAEFINRVVPGVTIPQHIIERLRAAKDPLEEGMKIAAEQVQIAKQLCQGVHMMSVKREDLIAPILDMAGVKPVNLVTK; this is translated from the coding sequence ATGCTTAATACCAGAAATTTCACTGCGTTAAGTTCTTTTCGTACAGCTGCCAAAGCAGGTGAATTTTTAGTTACTGCTGAAGTAGCACCACCAAAAGGAGGTAATACAGAACACATGCTAGCAATGACGGCGACTCTTAAGGGGAGAGTTCATGCCATTAATATAACTGACGGTAGCCGCGCAGTTTTACGGATGTCATCTTTAGTTGCGTCGCTAATTTTACAGGAAAATGGGATTGAACCGATTTGTCAAATGGCATGTCGGGATCGAAATCGCATCGGTTTACAAGCCGATTTAATGGGGGCACATGCAGTGGGAATTCGGAATATCTTAGCGTTAACAGGAGATCCTGTAAAAGCAGGCGATCACCCTACCTGCAAAGGTGTATTTGATTTAGAATCAGTACGTTTATTGCAAGTGATTCAAAAGCTGAACATAGGTTTGGATGCAAACGATAAACCACTAACAGATGGCTCATTAGATTTATTTCCCGGTGCCGCGATTGATCCACAATGTCCCAGTTTTTCGGGGTTGCAGAGTCGATTTGAGAAAAAATTGGCAGCTGGGGCGCAGTTTTTCCAAAGTCAGTTAATTACGGATTTTGAAAAACTAGAAAAATTCATGGATGCGATCGCTTGCGGTACCAACAAGCCGATTTTAGCAGGAATATTTCTTTTAAAGTCGGCAAAGAACGCCGAGTTTATTAATCGGGTAGTACCGGGGGTAACTATTCCTCAGCATATTATCGAGCGTTTAAGGGCTGCAAAAGACCCCTTGGAAGAGGGAATGAAAATTGCCGCCGAACAGGTGCAAATTGCTAAACAATTGTGCCAAGGTGTGCATATGATGTCAGTCAAGCGTGAAGATTTGATTGCACCAATTCTCGATATGGCTGGGGTTAAACCTGTTAATTTAGTTACTAAGTAA
- a CDS encoding alpha/beta fold hydrolase translates to MNLTKVNLKPCFLTTKKIQPDYPLFIYLPGMDGTGQLLRSQTAGLEAGFDVRCLAIPRQDLTSWDELSRNVLDLIYTELGKNSQRSVYLCGESFGGCLAQKVAIQAPEIFKRIILINPASSFRLRSWYTWASPLMNLLPPWIYDVAAVGLLPFLVALTQISNSDREELLKTIRSIPSETILWRLSLLREFDIDEAKLRRLRQPILLMGSIEDRLLPSIPEIERLSQIFPNSQTVILPQSGHACLLEQNINLFQILQAEDFLEPDVKESQLFANKN, encoded by the coding sequence ATGAATTTGACAAAAGTAAACTTGAAGCCGTGCTTCTTAACGACAAAAAAAATCCAACCTGACTATCCATTATTTATCTATTTACCAGGAATGGATGGTACTGGACAATTATTGCGATCGCAAACTGCGGGTTTAGAAGCTGGGTTCGATGTGCGTTGTCTGGCAATTCCCCGTCAAGACTTAACAAGTTGGGACGAATTGAGCAGAAATGTTTTAGATTTAATCTATACAGAATTAGGAAAAAATTCTCAACGTTCGGTTTACCTATGCGGTGAGTCATTTGGAGGTTGTTTAGCGCAAAAAGTCGCAATTCAAGCACCAGAGATATTTAAACGAATTATTTTGATCAATCCCGCCTCCAGTTTTCGCCTGCGTTCGTGGTATACTTGGGCATCGCCATTAATGAATTTACTGCCACCCTGGATTTATGATGTGGCAGCTGTGGGTTTATTACCATTTTTAGTTGCATTGACGCAGATTTCAAATAGTGACAGGGAAGAACTTCTCAAAACTATTCGTTCAATCCCCTCTGAGACTATTTTGTGGCGATTATCCTTGCTGCGGGAGTTTGATATTGATGAAGCTAAATTGCGACGGCTTCGACAACCAATTTTACTTATGGGCAGTATTGAGGATCGACTTTTGCCTTCCATCCCAGAAATTGAGCGTTTATCCCAAATATTCCCCAATTCGCAGACAGTGATACTACCACAAAGCGGTCATGCTTGTTTATTGGAACAAAATATCAATCTTTTCCAAATTCTTCAAGCAGAAGATTTTTTAGAACCTGATGTCAAAGAAAGTCAACTTTTTGCAAATAAAAATTAG
- a CDS encoding NUDIX hydrolase, protein MSDKRRTQSYQVTDTNFRLIDISTPINFEQVTSVIAFPFTNDGKLVTVKLQRGLDVPGGHVQTNETSVEAVARRETLEEAAVTLGEISIIGIIESEYFGTEPDQLTYILAVTAFVAEIHPFTANEEVSTRLIITPEAFLEEYGINRQNTVVKIMANLVSNAQAYLKLKLSTENTDI, encoded by the coding sequence ATGTCCGATAAAAGGCGTACCCAATCTTATCAAGTAACTGATACCAACTTTCGACTTATAGACATTTCCACACCAATCAACTTTGAACAAGTTACCAGTGTTATCGCTTTTCCCTTCACTAATGACGGTAAATTAGTCACAGTTAAGCTTCAACGCGGATTAGATGTTCCTGGTGGACATGTACAAACAAACGAGACTTCTGTAGAAGCAGTTGCACGTCGAGAAACCTTAGAGGAAGCAGCAGTCACATTAGGAGAAATTTCCATAATAGGAATCATTGAATCAGAATATTTTGGTACAGAACCAGATCAACTTACCTATATTCTTGCTGTCACTGCTTTTGTCGCTGAAATCCACCCATTTACAGCCAATGAAGAAGTTTCTACACGTTTAATTATCACTCCAGAAGCCTTTTTAGAAGAATACGGGATCAATCGACAGAATACTGTTGTCAAAATAATGGCAAATTTGGTTAGTAATGCCCAGGCTTATCTCAAGTTAAAATTATCTACAGAGAACACAGATATTTAA
- a CDS encoding MFS transporter, translating into MKTQIPLQVWVQAIARGLYQLGSAFLIFYTPIIFVNYGNLTATEVGFAVGGGAVSGFAGNILGGILTDSPRFGRKLTLLMSAGCAIASTTLAVFTDSLPFLLMVNIIFGISTGLYWTAADASVMDITTPEQRQEAFSVLGVADNLGYGIGTLSGGLLLKLLHPVELVFAAGAVAFLGLFILLAVAMQKIQPEASNTQQIQKGWQTALTDKRLMIYLLVNTLFITYMALVGGTLPLYFVNFAGTSDATVSNLFTFGYVGLGALLQLPVIKAVSKLRYITSLMISIGIWGVGFLLVGLLKYLPNSGEVYQIAIFGVFAIATIIYKPTSSAWISQLSPPSLRGVYTAIAYQCWAIGYVIGPIIGGWAIDQTPTVAGNTWLFIALSTLSGLVVLQLLNQQNSTSTEKIVTEN; encoded by the coding sequence ATGAAAACGCAAATTCCACTACAAGTATGGGTACAAGCGATCGCACGGGGACTGTATCAACTTGGTTCCGCATTTCTCATATTTTACACCCCCATCATCTTTGTTAACTATGGAAATTTGACTGCTACAGAAGTCGGATTCGCGGTTGGTGGTGGTGCCGTATCTGGTTTTGCTGGTAATATCCTGGGTGGTATACTTACAGACTCGCCGCGATTTGGGCGCAAGTTAACTTTGTTGATGTCTGCTGGTTGCGCGATCGCGTCTACAACTTTAGCGGTGTTTACAGATAGTTTACCGTTTCTATTAATGGTGAATATCATCTTTGGCATCAGTACGGGTTTGTACTGGACTGCGGCAGATGCTTCTGTTATGGATATAACAACACCTGAACAACGACAAGAAGCTTTCTCTGTATTAGGTGTTGCCGATAATCTGGGTTATGGCATAGGAACGCTAAGTGGGGGACTGTTACTAAAATTACTCCATCCTGTGGAATTGGTATTTGCTGCGGGTGCAGTTGCATTCCTGGGTTTATTTATTCTTTTGGCTGTTGCGATGCAGAAAATCCAACCAGAAGCAAGTAACACTCAACAAATCCAAAAAGGTTGGCAAACAGCTTTAACAGATAAAAGACTAATGATTTATCTGTTGGTGAACACATTATTTATCACCTACATGGCTTTAGTCGGTGGCACATTACCCCTATACTTTGTCAACTTTGCCGGGACATCAGATGCAACTGTTTCTAACTTATTTACCTTTGGTTATGTTGGGTTAGGTGCATTGTTACAGCTTCCTGTCATCAAAGCAGTAAGTAAGCTACGTTATATAACTTCCTTAATGATTTCCATCGGCATTTGGGGTGTTGGTTTCCTTTTGGTTGGGCTATTGAAATATTTGCCCAATTCAGGAGAAGTGTATCAAATTGCCATCTTCGGAGTCTTTGCCATCGCCACCATTATTTACAAACCCACATCTTCAGCTTGGATTTCCCAACTATCCCCACCATCACTACGGGGAGTGTATACTGCGATCGCATATCAATGCTGGGCTATAGGATACGTTATTGGTCCGATTATCGGGGGTTGGGCAATCGATCAAACACCTACAGTTGCAGGGAATACATGGCTATTTATCGCTTTGAGTACCCTTTCTGGGTTAGTGGTATTGCAGCTATTGAATCAGCAAAATTCCACATCCACAGAAAAAATTGTCACTGAAAATTAA
- a CDS encoding anthranilate phosphoribosyltransferase family protein yields the protein MSNKFRDLLKKVGSGNHTSQSLSRSEAADATRMMLLGEATPAQIGAFMIAHRIKRPTGEELAGMLDGYEELGPKLQPIASQRQVMVLGIPYDGRTRTAPINIVVALMLAAVGQPVIMHGSDRLPTKYGLPLVEIWQGLGVDWTNLSLERTQEVFAKTGIGFIYTPKHFPLINQIWEYRDQLGKRPPFATMELMWKPYNGDAHIVCGYVHPPTEGMFKEALKLHGATKYTTIKGLEGSTDLPRDRTAIIGLGSADGSIERLHLSPREYGFSTQNVPLETTTELITAIEEILTGKPGELMQTALWNGGFYLWRCGICSDISIGIRKAEELLISEALVAKLQQLIQVIASLSPRFVQGIGV from the coding sequence ATGAGCAATAAATTTCGAGATTTACTAAAAAAAGTAGGTAGCGGTAATCATACATCACAAAGTTTGAGTCGCAGTGAAGCTGCGGACGCAACCAGAATGATGTTACTAGGTGAAGCAACACCTGCTCAAATTGGTGCATTCATGATTGCTCATCGTATCAAGCGTCCCACAGGTGAAGAATTAGCGGGGATGTTAGATGGTTATGAGGAGTTGGGACCAAAACTTCAACCAATTGCATCCCAACGCCAAGTTATGGTTTTAGGTATACCCTATGATGGTAGAACCCGTACTGCTCCTATAAATATAGTGGTAGCGCTGATGTTAGCAGCAGTGGGACAACCTGTGATCATGCACGGAAGCGATCGCTTACCCACGAAATACGGCTTACCATTAGTAGAAATCTGGCAGGGTTTAGGAGTTGACTGGACTAATTTATCTTTAGAAAGAACCCAAGAAGTGTTTGCTAAAACTGGTATTGGTTTTATCTATACACCTAAGCATTTTCCCTTAATTAATCAGATATGGGAATACCGCGATCAACTTGGTAAACGTCCCCCCTTTGCCACTATGGAATTGATGTGGAAGCCCTATAATGGTGATGCTCACATCGTTTGCGGGTATGTACATCCGCCCACAGAAGGGATGTTTAAAGAAGCATTGAAACTACACGGAGCTACAAAATATACGACTATTAAAGGCTTAGAAGGTAGCACCGATTTACCACGCGATCGCACTGCTATTATAGGTTTAGGAAGTGCCGATGGCAGCATTGAAAGATTACACCTAAGTCCTCGTGAATATGGCTTTTCAACTCAAAATGTCCCCTTGGAAACCACCACAGAATTAATTACAGCCATCGAGGAAATATTAACAGGAAAACCTGGAGAATTAATGCAAACCGCCTTATGGAATGGCGGGTTTTATTTATGGCGTTGTGGGATTTGTTCTGATATTAGTATCGGGATTCGTAAAGCTGAAGAACTACTAATTAGTGAGGCTTTAGTTGCAAAACTCCAACAATTAATTCAGGTAATTGCATCACTTTCTCCTCGTTTTGTTCAGGGTATTGGAGTTTAA